In Niallia sp. FSL W8-0635, one genomic interval encodes:
- a CDS encoding GntT/GntP/DsdX family permease, whose translation MDAYLLIIALLSIVIVILGVSLLKWHAFISLTVASLFLAIFSGLSFDKIVSAYETGVGGTLGHLVGILALGTILGKMLSESGAGLRIANFFVNVFGEKKLPWAMFFSGFIIGIPVFFEVGILILLPLVISIQKATKKNILLIALPGIAGLSIVHGLVPPHPGAIAAIGIFDANLGTVLLYSLIIALPAGIIGGPLFAKWINKRVFPKGESSLITAEPLAEDKLPSTGVSFLSILLPVILMIIGTAAPYLTIFSEGVRNVLAFLGSPLLALLIAVFFAFYFLGIRQGMNKESIKKFTEDCFLPVGSILLIIGAGGAFKQVLIDSGVGSTIGAMSESLSLSPLVLAFLIAGLIRIATGSATVALTTAAGIVSPIIAGMSGVNVELLVIATGAGSLMFSHVNDAGFWMVKEYLGLTVEETFKTWTVLETVLSFVAFAGVLILDLVV comes from the coding sequence ATGGATGCCTATTTATTAATTATTGCATTACTATCAATTGTTATTGTTATTTTAGGAGTTTCACTATTAAAGTGGCACGCTTTTATCAGTTTAACAGTTGCAAGTTTATTTCTAGCCATTTTTTCAGGATTATCTTTTGATAAGATTGTAAGCGCTTATGAAACTGGTGTTGGTGGCACATTAGGTCACTTAGTTGGAATATTAGCATTAGGAACAATTTTGGGGAAAATGCTTTCAGAATCTGGAGCAGGATTAAGAATTGCTAACTTTTTTGTAAACGTTTTTGGAGAAAAGAAATTACCTTGGGCAATGTTTTTCTCTGGCTTCATTATTGGAATTCCTGTATTTTTTGAGGTTGGTATTTTAATATTATTACCACTCGTTATTTCTATTCAAAAAGCAACAAAGAAGAACATCCTATTGATAGCATTACCTGGTATTGCTGGATTGTCTATTGTACATGGACTTGTTCCGCCACATCCAGGAGCGATTGCTGCAATCGGAATTTTTGATGCTAATTTAGGAACTGTCTTATTATATTCCTTGATTATTGCACTACCCGCTGGAATCATTGGTGGACCGTTATTTGCGAAGTGGATTAATAAGCGTGTTTTTCCAAAGGGAGAATCATCTCTTATCACAGCAGAACCATTAGCAGAAGATAAATTGCCAAGTACGGGCGTATCTTTTCTGTCTATCTTATTACCGGTTATTTTAATGATTATTGGAACCGCTGCACCTTATTTGACGATTTTCTCTGAAGGGGTAAGAAATGTACTTGCCTTTCTAGGTAGCCCATTATTAGCATTATTAATTGCTGTTTTCTTTGCTTTCTACTTCCTTGGTATACGTCAGGGAATGAATAAAGAGAGTATTAAAAAATTTACAGAAGATTGTTTTTTACCAGTTGGTTCGATTTTATTAATCATCGGAGCAGGTGGAGCGTTCAAACAAGTGTTGATTGATAGTGGAGTAGGAAGTACGATTGGAGCTATGTCAGAAAGCTTATCATTATCACCATTAGTATTAGCTTTTCTAATTGCTGGATTAATTCGAATCGCTACAGGTTCAGCAACAGTAGCATTAACAACTGCTGCAGGAATTGTTTCTCCAATCATTGCTGGAATGTCTGGAGTAAATGTGGAGCTATTAGTTATTGCAACAGGTGCTGGTTCCCTAATGTTCTCTCATGTAAATGATGCCGGATTCTGGATGGTAAAAGAATACTTAGGGTTAACAGTAGAAGAAACATTTAAAACATGGACAGTTCTCGAAACGGTATTATCATTCGTGGCATTTGCAGGAGTGTTAATATTAGATTTAGTTGTTTAA
- a CDS encoding C45 family peptidase — MKQVYSDFIQFRGSHYDFGYMQGQLLKDSPILPNRIKHWTSKRKRYFTINEKESIQLLNKFIPGMLAEIHGLADALQWKIEDALREFGGHYVEYGRSGCSILAGTRYLIRNYDSHPGSYEGRYMIYQPTDTGYAVIGPSMQITGRIDGMNEKGLAMGYNFINRVGSGDGFICNMIGRMILETCANVEEAIALLKEIPHRTSFSYVLLDPGGEAYVVEATPRSVIARKSNISTNHFEMLKEENRYQMDDSIRRKQKIEGQQDSHSNVYEAFQILNDKDKEVFSNKYNAWSGTLHTAAYLPNERKAWFAIGSNRMPVIIDFDSFLKNQKINIKRVKGQLDYETPFINMEII; from the coding sequence ATGAAACAAGTATATAGTGATTTCATTCAGTTTCGGGGAAGTCATTATGATTTTGGATATATGCAAGGGCAATTATTGAAGGATTCTCCCATTTTGCCTAATCGGATAAAGCACTGGACATCTAAGCGGAAACGTTATTTTACCATAAATGAAAAAGAGTCTATTCAGCTTCTTAACAAGTTTATTCCTGGAATGCTAGCGGAAATCCATGGATTAGCGGATGCTCTTCAATGGAAAATAGAAGATGCTTTAAGGGAATTTGGCGGACATTACGTCGAATATGGACGAAGCGGCTGTTCTATATTAGCAGGCACGCGTTACTTAATTAGAAACTATGATAGCCATCCTGGTTCATATGAAGGACGTTATATGATCTATCAGCCAACAGACACTGGTTATGCAGTTATTGGTCCATCTATGCAAATAACTGGAAGAATTGATGGCATGAATGAAAAAGGCCTAGCGATGGGCTATAATTTTATAAATCGAGTTGGTTCTGGGGATGGTTTTATATGTAATATGATAGGTCGAATGATCTTAGAAACATGTGCAAATGTAGAGGAAGCAATTGCTTTATTAAAAGAAATACCTCATCGAACTTCTTTTAGCTATGTGTTATTAGATCCAGGTGGAGAAGCATATGTGGTTGAAGCAACCCCAAGGTCGGTCATTGCGAGAAAATCGAATATAAGTACTAATCACTTTGAAATGTTAAAGGAAGAAAATCGCTATCAAATGGATGATTCGATACGAAGAAAACAGAAAATCGAAGGACAGCAAGATAGTCATTCCAATGTGTATGAAGCTTTTCAAATATTGAATGATAAGGATAAAGAGGTATTTTCAAACAAGTATAATGCATGGTCTGGTACGCTACACACAGCAGCATATCTCCCAAATGAAAGAAAAGCATGGTTTGCGATTGGCAGTAATCGGATGCCTGTAATCATTGATTTTGATTCATTTTTGAAGAACCAAAAAATAAACATAAAAAGAGTTAAAGGACAGCTTGATTATGAAACTCCTTTTATTAATATGGAGATAATATAG
- a CDS encoding AraC family transcriptional regulator: MPKKDNNVFAYRFTEKITKEVAQIWSIGWENQSSHLYNWKGKKRKEESMYVFQYTISGMGAIEIGGKDHKLTAGKAFLIDISEEYRYYLPQYSEHWEFIFITLYGEMVKKCWHSFTENNQFIIQLGSDSSPIQQLLHIYQLANEKNITNAYQASSLAYAFVMEVYQYKQNMGAIPLPESILNATLFAQNHYDKPIGPDDMAEAAKLSRFHFTRLFKKVLGITPIQYLTNIRIIKGAELLYQTKYSIEDISVQIGFANANYFTKVFRKSTGMTPGQFRKKNIRPSEDILL; the protein is encoded by the coding sequence TTGCCTAAAAAAGATAATAATGTATTTGCATATAGGTTTACGGAAAAAATTACAAAAGAGGTTGCCCAAATTTGGTCGATTGGATGGGAGAACCAGTCCTCGCATCTTTATAATTGGAAGGGAAAAAAGCGTAAAGAAGAAAGTATGTATGTTTTTCAATATACCATTTCCGGAATGGGAGCTATTGAAATTGGCGGGAAAGATCATAAATTGACTGCTGGAAAGGCATTTTTAATTGATATTTCAGAGGAATACAGATATTACCTACCACAATATAGTGAGCATTGGGAATTCATTTTTATTACCCTATATGGGGAAATGGTAAAAAAATGTTGGCATTCCTTTACCGAAAATAACCAATTCATTATACAATTAGGTTCTGACTCTTCACCGATTCAGCAACTTCTTCACATTTATCAACTAGCAAATGAAAAAAATATAACGAATGCTTACCAAGCTTCCAGCCTTGCTTATGCATTTGTAATGGAAGTATATCAATATAAGCAAAACATGGGAGCTATTCCATTACCGGAAAGTATATTAAATGCAACACTATTTGCGCAAAATCACTATGATAAACCAATTGGACCTGATGATATGGCTGAGGCTGCTAAACTTTCCCGCTTCCATTTCACCCGTTTATTTAAAAAAGTGCTTGGTATTACACCAATCCAGTATTTAACGAATATCAGGATTATAAAAGGAGCAGAGTTATTATATCAAACAAAATATTCCATCGAGGATATTTCCGTTCAAATAGGCTTTGCAAACGCAAACTATTTTACAAAGGTATTTCGAAAATCTACTGGCATGACACCAGGCCAATTTCGCAAGAAGAATATTCGTCCAAGTGAGGATATTCTTCTCTAA
- the gnd gene encoding phosphogluconate dehydrogenase (NAD(+)-dependent, decarboxylating) has protein sequence MNIGLIGLGKMGYNLALNMVDHKYSVTAFDINESAVKEISHKNVTGVYTIEELVKNLPAPRVIWLMVPAGEVTENVLREVKKYVESGDIIIDGGNSHYKDSKRRGLDLEELGVFYLDVGTSGGVDGARNGACMMIGGNKEIFDKVEELFKELCVENGYTYAGVSGSGHFLKMVHNGIEYGMMQSIAEGFELLEKSEYDFDNEGVAKVWNNGSVIRSWLMELTQNAFSKDPKLEGIKGVMHSSGEGKWTLETALDLQTAMPVTALSLMMRYRSLEEDTFSGKVVASLRNEFGGHSVESK, from the coding sequence ATGAATATAGGTCTTATTGGTTTAGGAAAAATGGGATATAACTTAGCTTTAAATATGGTGGATCATAAGTATAGTGTAACAGCTTTTGATATAAATGAAAGCGCTGTAAAAGAAATTTCTCATAAAAATGTAACTGGAGTATATACAATTGAGGAGTTAGTGAAAAATTTACCTGCTCCAAGAGTAATTTGGCTAATGGTTCCTGCTGGAGAAGTAACGGAAAATGTTTTACGTGAAGTAAAGAAATATGTGGAATCGGGAGATATTATTATCGATGGTGGAAATTCTCATTATAAGGACTCAAAAAGAAGAGGACTTGATTTAGAAGAACTTGGTGTTTTCTATTTAGATGTTGGCACAAGCGGCGGGGTAGATGGGGCTAGAAATGGCGCTTGTATGATGATCGGTGGGAATAAAGAAATATTTGATAAAGTAGAAGAACTATTTAAAGAACTATGTGTGGAAAATGGATATACGTATGCTGGTGTATCTGGCAGCGGTCATTTTCTAAAGATGGTTCACAACGGAATTGAGTACGGCATGATGCAATCTATTGCAGAAGGTTTTGAGCTGTTGGAAAAAAGTGAGTATGATTTTGATAACGAAGGAGTGGCAAAGGTTTGGAATAACGGCTCTGTCATTCGTTCTTGGTTAATGGAATTAACGCAAAATGCTTTTTCTAAGGATCCAAAGCTTGAAGGAATTAAAGGAGTAATGCATTCCTCCGGAGAAGGAAAATGGACGTTAGAAACAGCATTAGACTTACAAACTGCTATGCCAGTTACAGCATTATCTTTAATGATGCGTTATCGTTCTTTAGAAGAAGATACTTTCTCAGGTAAAGTTGTTGCATCTTTACGAAATGAATTTGGTGGACATAGTGTAGAATCAAAATAA
- the gntK gene encoding gluconokinase: MSLSSLYLGVDIGTTSTKSVLFAEAGKVLSMHHVEYPLHSPAPAIAEQDPEQIFQAVLETMKTAIKKAKVDTKNLKLVSFSSAMHSVIALDETGKPLTRCITWADSRASSWAKKIKEEHNGLEIYRRTGTPIHPMSPLSKLTWLRNDQPDIFTKATKFIGIKEYIFYRLFNKFVIDYSIASATGMFNLEQLNWDTEALEVAGVKPEQLAKPVPTTHYLTGLKDKYATEIGIPAETPFVVGASDGVLSNLGVNAIDPGVVAVTIGTSGAIRTVTDKPVTDPKGRIFCYCLTEDHWVVGGPVNNGGMTFRWVRDELASSEVETAKRLGIDPYEVLTKIASRVTPGADGLLFHPYLAGERAPLWNSNARGSFFGLGLHHKKEHMVRAVLEGVILNLYTVMLALQEVIGAPKQIQATGGFARSELWRQMMADIFDQEVVVPESFESSCLGAIVLGMYALGEIHDFSIMKQLVGSTHSHQPIQENVDIYQDLTAIYIRISRALEQEYDAIASFQNKWVK, translated from the coding sequence ATGAGCTTATCATCCCTATATTTAGGTGTAGACATCGGTACAACAAGTACAAAATCTGTTCTATTTGCAGAAGCTGGTAAAGTATTAAGCATGCATCATGTAGAATATCCCTTACATAGCCCTGCACCGGCAATTGCTGAGCAAGACCCAGAGCAAATTTTTCAGGCTGTATTAGAGACAATGAAGACTGCTATAAAAAAGGCTAAGGTTGATACGAAAAATCTAAAATTAGTATCCTTTAGCTCTGCCATGCATAGTGTCATTGCATTAGATGAAACCGGAAAGCCTTTAACACGATGCATTACTTGGGCAGATAGTCGTGCTTCTTCTTGGGCGAAAAAAATCAAAGAAGAACATAATGGCTTAGAAATATATCGTAGAACAGGAACACCGATTCATCCTATGTCCCCTTTATCCAAATTAACTTGGTTAAGAAATGATCAACCAGACATTTTTACAAAGGCGACTAAATTTATTGGAATTAAAGAATATATCTTCTATCGCTTATTTAACAAATTTGTCATTGATTATTCCATTGCTTCTGCAACTGGAATGTTTAATCTAGAACAATTAAATTGGGATACAGAAGCATTAGAGGTTGCTGGTGTAAAACCTGAGCAATTAGCAAAGCCTGTTCCTACTACCCATTATTTAACGGGACTAAAGGATAAATACGCAACAGAAATTGGCATCCCGGCAGAAACACCATTTGTTGTAGGGGCAAGTGATGGTGTTCTTTCTAATCTTGGAGTAAATGCTATTGACCCAGGCGTTGTTGCAGTGACAATCGGTACAAGCGGTGCAATTCGTACTGTAACCGATAAACCGGTAACAGATCCAAAAGGAAGAATCTTTTGCTATTGCTTAACAGAAGATCATTGGGTAGTTGGAGGCCCTGTAAATAATGGTGGTATGACTTTCCGATGGGTGCGCGATGAATTGGCCTCTTCAGAAGTGGAAACAGCAAAAAGACTTGGAATTGATCCATATGAAGTTCTAACAAAGATTGCTTCCCGGGTCACACCTGGTGCGGATGGTTTATTATTCCATCCATATCTAGCTGGAGAAAGAGCGCCATTGTGGAATTCTAATGCAAGAGGATCCTTCTTTGGACTAGGCTTACATCATAAAAAAGAGCATATGGTTAGAGCTGTATTAGAAGGAGTTATCCTAAATCTTTATACAGTTATGTTAGCTTTACAGGAAGTGATTGGAGCACCAAAGCAAATTCAAGCAACAGGTGGATTTGCTCGTTCTGAACTATGGAGACAAATGATGGCAGATATTTTTGATCAAGAAGTAGTCGTTCCAGAAAGCTTTGAAAGCTCTTGTCTTGGGGCCATCGTTTTAGGCATGTATGCATTGGGAGAAATTCATGACTTCTCGATTATGAAACAATTAGTTGGTAGTACACACTCCCATCAGCCAATTCAAGAAAATGTTGATATCTATCAGGATTTAACAGCTATTTATATACGTATATCTCGAGCATTAGAGCAAGAATATGATGCAATAGCATCGTTTCAGAATAAATGGGTGAAATAA
- the galE gene encoding UDP-glucose 4-epimerase GalE, translating to MAILVCGGAGYIGSHMVSELLDRGEEVIVVDNLQTGHKAAVLEDATLYIGDLRDEHFLDDVFKKHTIDAVVHFAADSLVGESVTNPLKYYDNNVYGAMSLLKVMHANDVKKIVFSSTAATYGEAENFPIQESDPTIPTNPYGETKLAIEKMLKWTEEAYGIHYVALRYFNVAGAHMDGKIGEDHFPETHLIPIILQVALGSREAISIFGDDYDTHDGTCIRDYIHVTDLANAHILALEKLEKDETSGIYNLGSGTGFTVKEVIEATRKVTGHPIPTVIAPRRAGDPARLVASSEKAKAELGWEPQYTSLEKMIGSAWRWFQENPEGYKDR from the coding sequence ATGGCGATTTTAGTATGTGGTGGTGCAGGCTATATCGGGAGTCATATGGTGTCTGAATTATTAGACCGAGGGGAAGAAGTAATTGTTGTTGATAATCTTCAAACCGGGCATAAAGCAGCCGTATTAGAAGATGCAACTCTTTATATTGGCGATTTACGAGACGAACATTTCTTAGACGATGTGTTTAAGAAACATACGATTGATGCGGTTGTCCATTTTGCTGCTGACTCCTTAGTTGGGGAAAGTGTGACGAATCCATTGAAGTATTATGACAATAATGTATATGGTGCTATGTCTCTATTAAAGGTCATGCATGCAAATGATGTGAAGAAAATTGTTTTCTCTTCGACTGCAGCAACCTATGGTGAAGCGGAGAATTTCCCGATACAAGAGAGTGACCCTACCATTCCAACAAATCCATATGGTGAGACAAAGCTTGCGATTGAAAAAATGTTAAAGTGGACAGAAGAAGCATATGGGATTCATTATGTTGCGCTAAGATACTTTAATGTTGCTGGAGCACATATGGACGGAAAAATAGGAGAAGATCATTTTCCTGAAACACATCTTATTCCGATTATTTTACAAGTGGCATTAGGAAGTAGAGAAGCTATTAGCATCTTTGGCGATGATTATGATACACATGACGGAACATGTATAAGGGATTATATTCATGTCACTGATTTAGCGAATGCCCATATACTTGCATTGGAAAAATTAGAAAAAGATGAGACAAGCGGAATATACAATTTAGGTAGTGGAACAGGATTTACAGTGAAGGAAGTAATTGAAGCAACTAGAAAGGTAACAGGACATCCTATCCCAACTGTAATTGCACCTAGAAGAGCAGGGGATCCTGCCCGGTTAGTTGCTTCATCAGAAAAAGCAAAAGCAGAATTAGGCTGGGAACCACAATATACTTCTTTAGAAAAAATGATTGGTAGTGCATGGAGATGGTTCCAAGAAAATCCGGAAGGCTATAAAGATAGATAA
- the arr gene encoding NAD(+)--rifampin ADP-ribosyltransferase, with protein sequence MNIKFDPNNAVIKLCMSGMNMEDGGNVEGATTMFHQAWQEAKDDYERFIAAYHLARIQKSITDKLKWMETSLQCALNINDDNVKSAYSTLYLNIAKCYEELCDSDNAKRNYELSNSYNGVPTDEGPFYHGTKADLQVGDLLTAGGNSNYKPGLKMNHIYFTANANGAGLAAALAKGEGRERVFKIEPTGEFENDPNVTDKKFPGNLTRSYRSQDPLRIIGEETEWAKLTTTERSKWRKNLDKNKGDIIN encoded by the coding sequence ATGAATATAAAATTTGACCCAAACAACGCCGTTATTAAACTCTGTATGAGTGGGATGAACATGGAAGATGGCGGAAATGTTGAAGGTGCAACGACAATGTTTCATCAAGCATGGCAGGAAGCAAAAGACGACTATGAAAGGTTTATTGCAGCTTATCATTTGGCTCGTATACAAAAGAGTATTACAGACAAATTGAAATGGATGGAAACCTCTTTACAGTGTGCACTAAATATAAATGATGATAATGTTAAGAGTGCATACTCAACGTTATATTTAAACATTGCCAAATGCTATGAGGAGTTATGTGATTCTGATAATGCAAAAAGAAATTATGAATTGTCAAACTCATATAACGGTGTACCTACTGATGAAGGACCTTTTTATCATGGGACAAAGGCAGATTTACAGGTTGGTGATTTGCTGACAGCGGGTGGAAATTCAAATTACAAACCTGGGCTTAAAATGAACCACATTTATTTCACTGCTAATGCTAATGGTGCAGGACTTGCAGCAGCATTAGCAAAAGGAGAAGGAAGAGAACGCGTTTTTAAAATAGAACCAACAGGTGAATTTGAAAACGACCCAAATGTTACTGACAAAAAGTTCCCGGGTAACTTAACACGATCTTATCGTTCTCAAGATCCTTTAAGAATTATTGGTGAAGAAACTGAGTGGGCGAAACTGACAACTACGGAGCGAAGTAAATGGCGCAAAAATTTAGACAAAAACAAGGGCGATATTATTAACTGA
- a CDS encoding galactokinase has product MTKNLLATFTDIFSEGETKIRTFFAPGRVNLIGEHTDYNGGHVFPCALSIGTTAIVRKRKDRMIQFYSTNFTQLGVLKVSLDKLVYDQADDWANYPKGVIAILEQHGYKLDSGFDVLYEGKIPNGAGLSSSASIEVVTAIMLNELYSLSIDRISLVKMCQQAENEFIGVSCGIMDQFAIGMGKEKHAILLDCDKLDYTYSPLDLEDASLIIANTNKRRGLADSKYNERRGECERALKDLQEDLDIRSLGELTPVEFDRNAHLIKQDVDRRRAKHAVYENARTIEAVKKLQAGDITAFGQLMNASHISLRDDYEVTGKELDALVEAAWEQEGVIGSRMTGAGFGGCTISIVNNEYIDAFIETVGGKYEEQTGLKADFYVVQVGDGAKEIIGE; this is encoded by the coding sequence ATGACAAAGAATTTACTTGCAACTTTTACAGATATTTTTAGCGAAGGAGAAACAAAAATACGTACTTTTTTCGCGCCGGGGCGTGTGAATTTAATAGGGGAACATACAGATTATAATGGAGGGCATGTTTTTCCTTGTGCCTTATCAATTGGTACAACAGCGATCGTTCGAAAAAGAAAGGATAGAATGATTCAGTTCTATTCCACTAATTTTACTCAATTAGGTGTTTTAAAGGTTTCCTTAGATAAATTAGTTTATGATCAAGCAGATGATTGGGCGAATTACCCAAAAGGAGTTATTGCGATACTTGAACAGCATGGGTATAAACTAGATTCTGGATTTGATGTCTTATATGAAGGGAAAATTCCAAACGGTGCAGGCTTATCTTCCTCTGCTTCCATTGAAGTAGTGACGGCTATTATGTTAAATGAGTTATATTCTTTATCAATTGACAGAATCTCTCTAGTGAAAATGTGTCAGCAGGCAGAAAACGAATTTATTGGTGTAAGCTGTGGCATTATGGATCAATTTGCGATTGGGATGGGAAAAGAAAAACATGCTATTTTACTAGACTGCGATAAGCTAGATTATACCTACAGCCCACTTGATTTAGAAGATGCGTCGTTAATTATTGCTAATACTAACAAACGTAGGGGCTTAGCTGATTCTAAATATAATGAGAGACGAGGAGAATGTGAAAGAGCATTAAAAGACTTGCAGGAAGATTTAGATATTCGTTCATTAGGAGAATTAACGCCAGTTGAATTTGATAGGAATGCACATCTAATCAAGCAAGATGTCGATAGACGGAGAGCGAAGCATGCTGTATATGAAAATGCTAGAACTATAGAGGCGGTTAAAAAACTACAAGCTGGTGATATAACGGCCTTTGGACAATTGATGAACGCATCACATATTTCCTTGAGAGATGACTATGAAGTTACCGGAAAAGAATTGGATGCTTTAGTGGAGGCAGCTTGGGAGCAAGAAGGTGTCATTGGTTCTCGTATGACAGGTGCAGGCTTTGGTGGCTGTACGATCAGTATTGTGAATAACGAATATATTGATGCCTTTATCGAAACAGTAGGAGGGAAGTACGAAGAGCAGACAGGATTAAAGGCAGACTTTTATGTTGTTCAAGTTGGAGATGGCGCAAAAGAAATTATTGGAGAGTAG
- a CDS encoding MurR/RpiR family transcriptional regulator: MAQNCLGKIRSYYARLSEKEKKIADYILEHPEKIIHSTINELAEDLGVADATVFRFCKRIGFKGYQAMKIALASEVIEPIQQIHEEISENDSVKTVTEKVFKSNVRTLENTLEILNGHSIQKAVELLLQAKRVEFYGTGGSAVIAMDAFHKFVRTGIKAFSFVDSHFQLMSSSQLSENDVAVIISHSGTNKDTINIMKTAKNNGAKTIGITGYPKSPIGQNSDVALFTSSEETEYRSEALSSRIGQLSLIDALYVNVMILNKSVANQSLERIRNAISDTRI, from the coding sequence ATGGCGCAAAATTGTCTTGGGAAAATTCGTTCCTATTACGCTAGACTAAGTGAAAAAGAAAAAAAAATCGCTGATTATATTCTTGAACATCCAGAAAAAATCATTCATTCCACCATCAATGAATTAGCAGAAGATTTAGGCGTTGCAGATGCAACTGTTTTTCGTTTCTGCAAACGAATTGGTTTTAAAGGCTATCAAGCAATGAAAATAGCTTTAGCTTCTGAAGTAATTGAACCTATTCAACAAATCCATGAGGAAATTAGCGAAAATGATAGTGTCAAAACCGTTACCGAAAAAGTGTTTAAATCAAATGTACGAACACTAGAAAATACATTGGAAATACTCAACGGACATTCCATTCAAAAAGCGGTTGAATTACTTTTACAAGCAAAACGTGTGGAGTTTTATGGTACAGGTGGTTCAGCAGTTATCGCAATGGATGCTTTCCATAAATTTGTTCGAACTGGAATTAAAGCGTTTTCATTCGTTGACTCTCATTTTCAGCTCATGTCATCTTCTCAGCTTTCAGAAAATGATGTCGCTGTCATTATTTCGCACTCTGGCACTAATAAAGATACTATTAACATAATGAAAACAGCAAAAAATAACGGTGCCAAAACAATTGGTATTACCGGATATCCGAAATCACCAATTGGTCAGAATTCAGATGTAGCTCTATTCACAAGCTCTGAAGAAACTGAATACCGTTCAGAAGCATTATCCTCAAGAATTGGTCAGCTTAGTTTAATTGATGCTTTATATGTGAATGTGATGATTTTAAATAAAAGTGTTGCAAATCAGTCATTAGAAAGAATCAGAAATGCTATATCCGATACAAGAATATAA